The following proteins are encoded in a genomic region of Mycolicibacterium rutilum:
- a CDS encoding PaaI family thioesterase: protein MSMDFGFDMITEDEYQRQRALYEPLTEAVRRLIYASLHTDVGADAAAEARTKIEAVTALLETEQRASVPLVHENTGRPLAWANPAVGLRNAIAPPMVIHHEDDGSCWSEFTLSGAYEGPPGWVHGGICALVLDHLLGEAASEGLTQPKFTGTISLRYLRGTPLGPLRAEAFVERTEGVKTFARGYLKDADGATVEAEGVFIRPAWARDAG from the coding sequence ATGAGCATGGATTTCGGGTTCGACATGATCACCGAGGACGAGTACCAGCGGCAGCGCGCGCTCTACGAGCCGCTGACCGAGGCGGTCCGCAGACTGATCTACGCGAGCCTGCACACCGATGTCGGCGCCGACGCGGCCGCTGAGGCGCGGACGAAGATCGAGGCGGTCACCGCGCTGCTGGAGACCGAACAGCGCGCGAGCGTGCCGCTGGTGCACGAGAACACCGGCCGCCCGTTGGCGTGGGCCAATCCCGCTGTGGGACTGCGCAACGCGATCGCTCCGCCGATGGTGATCCACCACGAGGACGACGGCAGCTGCTGGAGCGAGTTCACACTCAGCGGGGCCTACGAGGGACCACCGGGCTGGGTGCACGGCGGCATCTGCGCGCTGGTGCTCGACCACCTGCTCGGCGAGGCGGCCAGCGAGGGTCTCACCCAGCCGAAGTTCACCGGCACGATCTCGTTGCGGTATCTGCGCGGCACCCCGCTGGGTCCGCTGCGCGCCGAGGCGTTCGTGGAGCGCACCGAGGGGGTCAAGACGTTCGCGCGCGGCTATCTCAAAGACGCCGACGGCGCGACGGTCGAGGCCGAGGGCGTGTTCATCCGGCCGGCGTGGGCGCGGGATGCCGGATGA
- a CDS encoding TIGR03619 family F420-dependent LLM class oxidoreductase — MRLYVSLAFLDTREVVEIAKAADDLGYEGLGVPDHVVNLETLKTPYPYTKDGRRRWEPFTDWPDPWVLIGALALVTSRVRFVTTVYLPAMRDPYSAAKSIGTAAVLADGRVELGVGVGWCRDEFELMGQQFARRGKRTDEMLVLMKELWQPGYTEFDGEFYQTPRLEMEPSPPPIPVYVGGLSDIALRRAARHDGWIGDLITTDRALERIATLRQLRADNGLTMDDFTVITPLTDAFTPEHYERAEAGGIDGIITMPWMFYAGPQATLAEKIDGMKRFRKDLRLDR; from the coding sequence ATGAGGCTCTACGTCAGCCTGGCGTTCCTCGACACCCGCGAGGTCGTCGAAATCGCCAAGGCGGCAGATGATCTCGGTTACGAGGGATTGGGCGTGCCCGATCACGTCGTCAACTTGGAGACACTCAAGACGCCGTATCCGTACACCAAGGACGGGCGCCGGCGGTGGGAGCCGTTCACCGACTGGCCCGATCCGTGGGTGCTGATCGGCGCGCTCGCGCTGGTGACGTCGCGGGTGCGGTTCGTCACCACCGTGTACCTGCCCGCGATGCGCGACCCGTACTCGGCGGCGAAATCGATCGGCACCGCGGCGGTGTTGGCCGACGGCCGAGTGGAGCTGGGTGTCGGTGTCGGCTGGTGTCGCGATGAGTTCGAGCTGATGGGTCAGCAGTTCGCGCGGCGCGGCAAGCGCACCGACGAGATGCTGGTGCTGATGAAGGAACTGTGGCAGCCGGGCTACACGGAGTTCGACGGCGAGTTCTATCAGACGCCGCGGCTGGAGATGGAGCCGTCGCCGCCGCCGATCCCGGTGTACGTCGGCGGGTTGTCCGATATCGCGCTGCGCCGCGCCGCCCGCCACGACGGCTGGATCGGCGACCTGATCACCACCGACCGGGCGTTGGAGCGCATCGCCACGCTACGTCAGCTGCGCGCCGACAACGGGCTGACGATGGACGACTTCACCGTCATCACGCCGCTCACCGACGCGTTCACCCCCGAGCACTACGAGCGCGCCGAGGCCGGCGGGATCGACGGGATCATCACCATGCCGTGGATGTTCTATGCCGGCCCGCAGGCCACGCTCGCGGAGAAGATCGATGGGATGAAGCGGTTCCGCAAAGACCTCAGGCTGGATCGCTGA
- a CDS encoding Ig-like domain-containing protein, protein MKHAQYIGRVGALAVALGVGAAVATHPGIALAQDESEPSTTGTTAAADPIAPGVEAPPSEPNGTEPSGEPGPVGSPPDMNVAATTIDTSTHDEDPVDGEVLEDEEAEEPLAEVPREQTVVATKNESAPVPTRDPVAPQQVDEPRPQPVSNFAEADGPVVEEAGFVTARTLVDTEDAPSKPEVDSFALQAPTAAAPNPIAALVALPLRIVGDVLSAFVGGGSGAPGENPLLLGVLAWARRQFETFTRTFSNQAPVITGAQVDENADGTFTITVDTEGDDAQATDPDGDALTFSATGGLEGTIEKTGANTFRYTPGEDFDGDDVITLTASDPGGLFGFNRKTATTEVAIESGDDDPTQPENPQPPTQQDDGTVEQTLNFDPAKVTDVTIAPGFEPKYYTYEESYNEETGEYELTLTPTQAGMLRAALGLDTTDSVGLQVTTAEAPQTVQMFAMRSASFAAAAEAPDYVVNLPDIPAGRFVTGTPIVTSPAAEDPADSYPAGTVVTDRYAYVLNSNVYTGNSPTLTVIGADPNHPVDYLQVIEEIPVDGSALLLTQAGDRLYIAAGGSVQVIDIDGEDTTDESDDNAVLAPIELDEYAAVVPVASPDGNTVYLINQQLGKIYVVDTDPTNSGTYHTVVDEIIVADPPTVVNNGDGTRTVSGQFPLSAAFNADGSRMYVVRDTQSYTQNSSTFEVTNFRYSGEIITIDTTINEVIGDPLPLQGDYGYFASSDGEYVYVPVLTMNDFDPTVVGGDIAPITGSVNVIDVRDPDNPVIVATLPAGNLPVNVAFSPDKSLAYVVDAGRGTVYVIDTVNQQVLDLDEAAGVQGLVFDADPTAALGQVFNVIAASPDGARLFVTNFSKGTVVPLEFVRDEV, encoded by the coding sequence ATGAAGCACGCCCAGTACATCGGTCGGGTCGGGGCATTGGCCGTGGCGCTGGGGGTCGGCGCCGCTGTCGCCACCCATCCCGGTATCGCCCTCGCGCAGGACGAGTCGGAGCCGTCGACCACCGGCACAACGGCGGCGGCTGATCCGATCGCGCCCGGTGTCGAGGCGCCGCCGTCGGAGCCGAACGGCACCGAACCCTCCGGTGAGCCCGGGCCGGTGGGCAGTCCGCCCGACATGAACGTCGCCGCCACCACCATCGACACCTCGACCCACGATGAGGATCCGGTTGACGGCGAGGTTCTCGAGGACGAGGAAGCAGAAGAACCTCTGGCAGAGGTACCCCGGGAGCAGACCGTCGTCGCGACCAAGAACGAGTCCGCGCCGGTCCCGACGAGGGACCCGGTGGCGCCGCAACAGGTCGACGAACCACGGCCACAACCGGTTTCGAACTTTGCCGAGGCGGACGGACCTGTCGTCGAAGAGGCCGGCTTCGTGACCGCCCGGACTCTGGTCGACACCGAGGATGCGCCGTCGAAGCCCGAGGTGGATTCATTCGCGCTGCAGGCGCCGACGGCTGCCGCACCGAATCCGATCGCCGCGCTCGTCGCGCTGCCGCTGCGCATCGTGGGTGACGTGCTGAGCGCGTTCGTCGGCGGCGGGTCGGGCGCCCCGGGTGAGAACCCGTTGCTGCTGGGTGTGTTGGCCTGGGCGCGACGGCAGTTCGAGACGTTCACCCGCACGTTCTCCAACCAGGCGCCGGTGATCACGGGCGCGCAGGTCGACGAGAACGCCGACGGCACGTTCACCATCACGGTGGACACCGAGGGCGACGACGCCCAGGCCACCGATCCCGACGGTGACGCATTGACGTTCAGTGCGACCGGCGGGTTAGAGGGCACGATCGAAAAGACCGGCGCGAACACCTTCCGGTACACGCCCGGCGAGGACTTCGACGGCGACGACGTCATCACACTGACCGCCAGCGACCCGGGCGGGCTGTTCGGATTCAACCGCAAGACCGCGACGACCGAGGTCGCCATCGAGTCCGGCGACGACGACCCTACGCAGCCCGAAAATCCGCAGCCGCCGACCCAGCAGGATGACGGAACCGTCGAGCAGACACTGAATTTCGACCCTGCCAAGGTCACCGACGTCACGATCGCACCGGGCTTCGAGCCGAAGTACTACACCTACGAAGAGTCCTACAACGAGGAAACCGGCGAGTACGAGCTCACCCTCACGCCGACGCAGGCGGGCATGCTGCGCGCGGCGCTCGGCCTGGACACCACCGATTCGGTCGGACTGCAGGTCACCACGGCCGAGGCGCCGCAGACGGTGCAGATGTTCGCCATGCGGTCGGCGTCGTTCGCGGCGGCCGCAGAGGCACCGGACTATGTCGTGAACCTGCCCGACATCCCGGCGGGCCGCTTCGTCACCGGCACTCCGATCGTGACCAGTCCCGCGGCCGAGGATCCCGCAGACAGTTATCCAGCCGGCACCGTGGTGACCGACCGCTACGCGTACGTACTGAATTCGAATGTATACACGGGCAACTCTCCAACGCTGACCGTGATCGGAGCGGACCCGAACCACCCTGTGGACTACTTGCAGGTGATCGAGGAGATTCCGGTCGACGGGTCCGCGCTGCTACTCACTCAGGCCGGCGACCGCCTGTACATCGCCGCCGGCGGTTCAGTGCAGGTCATCGACATCGACGGCGAAGACACGACCGATGAATCCGATGACAACGCGGTTCTCGCGCCGATAGAGCTTGATGAGTACGCCGCTGTCGTTCCCGTCGCGAGTCCAGACGGCAACACGGTCTACCTGATCAACCAGCAGTTAGGGAAGATCTACGTCGTAGACACCGACCCGACGAATTCAGGCACTTACCACACCGTTGTCGACGAGATTATCGTCGCTGACCCGCCGACGGTCGTTAACAACGGCGACGGAACACGAACAGTCTCCGGCCAGTTCCCGCTCAGCGCCGCATTCAACGCCGACGGTTCGCGGATGTATGTGGTTCGTGATACCCAGAGCTACACGCAGAACAGTTCGACCTTCGAGGTCACCAATTTCAGGTACTCCGGGGAGATCATCACGATCGATACGACGATCAACGAAGTGATCGGCGATCCGCTTCCGCTGCAGGGCGACTACGGCTACTTCGCATCGAGCGACGGCGAGTACGTCTACGTTCCCGTGCTGACGATGAACGACTTCGACCCGACGGTGGTGGGCGGCGACATCGCGCCGATCACCGGTTCGGTCAACGTGATCGATGTGCGAGACCCCGACAATCCCGTCATCGTCGCGACCCTGCCCGCCGGGAACTTGCCGGTCAATGTCGCCTTCAGTCCCGACAAGAGCCTTGCTTACGTCGTGGACGCGGGCCGGGGAACGGTCTACGTGATCGACACCGTCAATCAGCAGGTCCTCGATCTCGATGAGGCGGCGGGCGTGCAGGGCCTGGTGTTCGACGCTGATCCGACCGCGGCGTTGGGCCAGGTGTTCAACGTCATTGCGGCCAGCCCGGACGGCGCCCGGCTGTTCGTCACCAACTTCAGCAAGGGCACCGTCGTGCCGCTGGAGTTCGTGCGGGACGAGGTCTGA
- a CDS encoding DoxX family protein, translated as MTTFDARLASYSSPILSLFRIIAGLMFTLHGTMKLFGWPIGEAVPAGTWPVWWAGIIELVAGLLITVGLFTRIAAFIASGEMAVAYFWMHWPPLDGPPASFWPMENGGEVVLLYCFGFLAIAALGAGAWSVDARRRGGVGRSAPGRVVSGTAAPAGYATGQPVRRGGLFSRFRR; from the coding sequence ATGACGACCTTCGACGCTCGCCTCGCCAGTTATTCGTCACCGATTCTGAGTCTGTTCCGGATCATCGCGGGACTGATGTTCACACTGCACGGCACCATGAAGCTGTTCGGTTGGCCGATCGGGGAGGCCGTGCCGGCCGGCACCTGGCCGGTCTGGTGGGCCGGCATCATCGAGCTGGTCGCCGGCCTGCTGATCACCGTCGGATTGTTCACGCGCATAGCGGCTTTCATCGCCTCCGGCGAGATGGCGGTGGCCTACTTCTGGATGCACTGGCCGCCCCTGGACGGTCCGCCTGCGAGCTTCTGGCCGATGGAGAACGGCGGCGAGGTCGTGCTGCTGTACTGCTTCGGCTTCCTCGCGATCGCGGCGTTGGGTGCGGGTGCCTGGTCGGTCGACGCTCGGCGGCGCGGTGGCGTTGGTCGTTCGGCGCCCGGTCGGGTGGTGTCCGGGACCGCGGCGCCCGCCGGTTACGCGACCGGCCAGCCGGTCCGGCGCGGGGGGCTGTTCAGCCGGTTCCGGCGCTAG
- the glnA gene encoding type I glutamate--ammonia ligase — translation MAEKTADDILKQIKDEEVEYVDIRFCDLPGVVQHFSIPASAFTQDVFEDGLAFDGSSVRGFQSIHESDMMLLPDPETARIDPFRAAKTLNMNFFVHDPFTREAYSRDPRNVARKAENYLASTGIADTAYFGAEAEFYIFDSVTFDSRINGTFYEVDSESGWWNTGEPLEADGSPNRGYKVRPKGGYFPVAPYDHYVDLRDQMATNLQNAGFVLERGHHEVGTAGQAEINYKFNTMLHAADDVLLFKYIIKNTAWQAGKTVTFMPKPLFGDNGSGMHAHQSLWKDGQPLFHDESGYAGLSDLARHYIGGILHHAPSLLAFTNPTVNSYKRLVPGYEAPINLVYSQRNRSACVRIPITGNNPKAKRLEFRCPDSSGNPYLAFAAMLMAGIDGIKKKIEPLTPVDKDLYELPPEEAANIPQAPTSLSAVIDKLEEDHDYLTEGGVFTEDLIETWISYKRENEIMPIQIRPHPYEVALYYDV, via the coding sequence GTGGCAGAAAAGACGGCCGACGACATTCTCAAGCAGATCAAGGACGAGGAAGTCGAATACGTCGACATCCGATTCTGCGACCTGCCCGGCGTCGTACAGCACTTCTCGATCCCGGCTTCGGCCTTCACCCAGGACGTCTTCGAGGACGGTCTGGCCTTCGACGGCTCCTCGGTTCGCGGCTTCCAGTCGATCCACGAATCCGACATGATGCTGCTGCCGGATCCCGAGACCGCTCGCATCGACCCGTTCCGCGCCGCCAAGACGCTGAACATGAACTTCTTCGTGCACGATCCGTTCACCCGTGAGGCCTACTCGCGCGACCCGCGCAACGTGGCCCGCAAGGCGGAGAACTACCTGGCCAGCACCGGCATCGCCGACACCGCGTACTTCGGCGCCGAGGCCGAGTTCTACATCTTCGACTCGGTGACCTTCGACTCCCGCATCAACGGCACCTTCTACGAGGTGGACTCCGAGTCCGGCTGGTGGAACACCGGTGAGCCGCTGGAAGCCGACGGCAGCCCCAACCGCGGCTACAAGGTGCGCCCCAAGGGCGGCTACTTCCCGGTCGCGCCGTATGACCACTACGTCGACCTGCGCGACCAGATGGCGACCAACCTGCAGAACGCGGGCTTCGTGCTCGAGCGCGGTCACCACGAGGTCGGCACCGCCGGCCAGGCCGAGATCAACTACAAGTTCAACACGATGCTGCACGCGGCCGACGACGTGCTGCTGTTCAAGTACATCATCAAGAACACCGCGTGGCAGGCCGGCAAGACCGTGACCTTCATGCCCAAGCCGCTGTTCGGTGACAACGGCTCCGGTATGCACGCGCACCAGTCGCTGTGGAAGGACGGCCAGCCGCTGTTCCACGACGAGTCCGGTTACGCCGGCCTGTCGGATCTGGCCCGCCACTACATCGGCGGCATCCTGCACCACGCGCCGTCGCTGCTGGCGTTCACCAACCCGACGGTGAACTCCTACAAGCGGCTGGTGCCGGGCTACGAGGCGCCGATCAACCTGGTGTACAGCCAGCGCAACCGCTCGGCGTGTGTGCGTATCCCGATCACCGGCAACAACCCGAAGGCCAAGCGACTCGAGTTCCGCTGCCCGGACAGCTCGGGCAACCCGTACCTGGCGTTCGCGGCGATGCTGATGGCCGGCATCGACGGGATCAAGAAGAAGATCGAGCCGCTGACGCCGGTCGACAAGGACCTCTACGAGCTGCCGCCGGAGGAGGCCGCCAACATTCCGCAGGCGCCGACCTCGCTGTCGGCGGTCATCGACAAGCTCGAAGAGGACCACGACTACCTCACCGAGGGCGGGGTGTTCACCGAGGATCTGATCGAGACCTGGATCTCCTACAAGCGGGAGAACGAGATCATGCCGATCCAGATCCGTCCGCATCCGTACGAGGTCGCGCTGTACTACGACGTGTAG
- a CDS encoding RDD family protein, producing MARTLGSWLSGPDPTSDAGPDDYPGKRLGLPETGPGSVARFGRRIAALLIDWFIAYGLTSLTVAVGAISREMFLYTSLGSTSIAAVWLLLGIVSVRLFGFTPGQWALGLRVASVDHRQHVGIGRATVRGVLVFFVIPALFTDRDFRGYQDRFTNTAVVRR from the coding sequence ATGGCGCGAACGTTGGGGTCCTGGCTGTCGGGTCCGGATCCGACCAGTGACGCCGGACCAGACGACTACCCCGGGAAACGCCTCGGTTTGCCAGAGACCGGTCCCGGGTCGGTGGCCAGGTTCGGCCGACGCATCGCGGCTCTGCTGATCGACTGGTTCATCGCCTACGGGCTGACCTCGCTCACGGTGGCCGTCGGGGCGATCAGTCGGGAGATGTTCCTGTACACCTCGCTGGGATCGACGTCGATCGCGGCGGTGTGGCTTCTGCTCGGCATCGTCTCGGTGCGGCTGTTCGGCTTCACCCCCGGGCAGTGGGCGCTGGGCCTGCGCGTCGCGTCCGTCGACCACCGCCAGCACGTCGGGATCGGCCGCGCCACGGTGCGCGGCGTGCTGGTGTTCTTCGTCATCCCCGCGCTGTTCACCGACCGCGACTTCCGCGGCTACCAGGACCGCTTCACCAACACCGCGGTGGTCCGGCGCTAA
- a CDS encoding DUF4191 domain-containing protein, translated as MAKTRNPEAVKAAKAEAKAARKAASKQRRSQLWQAFQIQRKEDKRLLPYMIAAFVLVVAASVVLGLFAGGFTTYLMIPLGIVLGALVAFIIFGRRAQKSVYRKAEGQTGAAAWALDNLRGKWRVTPGVAATGHFDAVHRVIGRPGVIFVGEGAPSRVKPLLAQEKKRTARLVGDTPIYDVIIGNGEGEVPLAKLERHLNKLPANITVKQLDALESRLAALGTKVGPAAMPKGPLPTQAKMRGVQRTVRRR; from the coding sequence ATGGCGAAGACCCGCAACCCCGAGGCCGTCAAGGCCGCCAAGGCTGAGGCGAAGGCGGCCCGCAAGGCGGCCTCCAAGCAACGCCGCAGCCAGTTGTGGCAGGCGTTTCAGATTCAGCGCAAAGAGGACAAGCGGCTACTGCCGTATATGATCGCGGCGTTCGTGCTGGTCGTCGCGGCATCGGTGGTGCTGGGGCTGTTCGCCGGCGGGTTCACCACGTACCTGATGATCCCGCTGGGCATCGTGCTGGGTGCGCTGGTCGCGTTCATCATCTTCGGGCGCCGCGCGCAGAAGTCGGTCTACCGCAAGGCGGAGGGCCAGACCGGTGCGGCGGCGTGGGCGCTGGACAATCTGCGGGGCAAGTGGCGGGTCACGCCCGGCGTCGCGGCGACCGGGCACTTCGACGCCGTGCACCGCGTGATCGGCAGGCCGGGCGTGATCTTCGTCGGCGAGGGCGCGCCGTCGCGGGTGAAGCCGCTGCTGGCTCAGGAGAAGAAGCGCACCGCGCGGCTGGTCGGCGACACCCCGATCTACGACGTGATCATCGGCAACGGTGAGGGCGAGGTGCCATTGGCCAAGCTCGAACGCCACCTCAACAAGCTGCCCGCCAACATCACCGTCAAGCAGCTCGACGCGCTCGAGTCGCGGCTGGCCGCGCTGGGGACGAAGGTGGGACCGGCGGCGATGCCCAAGGGCCCGCTGCCGACGCAGGCCAAGATGCGCGGCGTGCAGCGCACGGTCCGCCGCCGCTGA
- the lipA gene encoding lipoyl synthase — MTVTPEGRKLLRLEVRNAETPIERKPPWIKTRAKMGPEYKELKALVKREGLHTVCEEAGCPNIFECWEDREATFLIGGEQCTRRCDFCQIDTGKPAELDRDEPRRVAESVQAMGLRYSTVTGVARDDLPDGGAWLYAETVRAIKQLNPNTGVELLIPDFNAEAELLRQVFESRPEVLAHNVETVPRIFKRIRPGFRYERSLSVLTAAREFGLVTKSNLILGMGETPEEVRGALTDLHEAGCDLVTITQYLRPSVRHHPVERWVKPEEFVEHEAFARDVGFAGVLAGPLVRSSYRAGRLYAQAVATRRTVS; from the coding sequence GTGACAGTCACACCCGAAGGCCGCAAGCTGCTGCGTCTCGAGGTCCGCAACGCCGAGACGCCGATCGAACGCAAGCCGCCGTGGATCAAGACCCGCGCGAAGATGGGCCCGGAATATAAGGAGCTCAAGGCACTCGTCAAACGCGAAGGCCTGCACACGGTGTGCGAGGAAGCCGGCTGCCCCAACATCTTCGAATGCTGGGAGGACCGCGAGGCCACCTTTTTGATCGGCGGTGAACAGTGCACCCGTCGCTGCGATTTCTGCCAGATCGACACCGGCAAGCCCGCCGAACTGGACCGTGACGAACCGCGCCGCGTCGCCGAGAGCGTGCAGGCGATGGGCCTGCGCTACTCGACGGTCACCGGCGTCGCCCGCGACGATCTGCCCGACGGCGGCGCCTGGCTGTACGCCGAGACCGTGCGTGCCATCAAACAGCTCAACCCGAATACCGGCGTCGAATTGCTGATCCCGGACTTCAACGCCGAGGCCGAACTGCTGCGTCAGGTGTTCGAGTCGCGCCCAGAAGTGTTGGCGCACAACGTCGAAACCGTGCCGCGGATCTTCAAGCGGATCCGCCCCGGGTTCCGCTACGAGCGCAGCCTTTCGGTGCTGACCGCGGCGCGCGAGTTCGGCCTGGTGACGAAGTCGAACCTGATCCTCGGGATGGGCGAAACCCCCGAGGAGGTGCGCGGCGCGCTGACCGATCTGCACGAGGCGGGCTGTGACCTGGTGACGATCACCCAGTACCTGCGGCCGTCCGTGCGCCACCATCCGGTCGAACGCTGGGTCAAGCCCGAGGAGTTCGTCGAGCACGAGGCGTTCGCGCGCGACGTCGGGTTCGCCGGTGTGCTGGCGGGTCCGCTGGTGCGGTCGTCGTACCGGGCGGGACGGCTGTACGCCCAGGCGGTCGCCACGCGGCGAACCGTATCCTGA
- the lipB gene encoding lipoyl(octanoyl) transferase LipB — MTSSIRSATGPIDVRPLGTVDYRDAWQMQRDLVDQRVAGGPDTLLLLEHPPVYTAGKRTEPHERPFDGTPVIDTDRGGKITWHGPGQLVGYPIIGLAEPLDVVNFVRRLEESLIKVCADFGVQTGRVEGRSGVWVPADARGPARKIGAIGIRVSRATTLHGFALNCDCDLAAFSAIVPCGITDAGVTSLTAELGRRVQVSDVITQVADAVGDALDGRLRVALTQ; from the coding sequence GTGACTAGTTCGATCCGGTCGGCGACCGGGCCGATCGACGTGCGACCGCTGGGCACCGTCGACTACCGGGACGCCTGGCAGATGCAACGCGACCTCGTCGACCAGCGCGTGGCCGGCGGCCCGGACACCCTGCTGCTGCTCGAGCATCCGCCGGTCTACACCGCGGGCAAGCGCACCGAACCGCACGAGCGTCCCTTCGACGGCACGCCCGTCATCGACACCGACCGCGGCGGAAAGATCACCTGGCACGGCCCCGGCCAACTGGTCGGCTATCCGATCATCGGCCTGGCCGAACCGCTCGATGTCGTGAATTTCGTTCGCCGACTTGAAGAGTCGTTGATCAAGGTGTGCGCGGACTTCGGAGTGCAGACGGGCCGGGTCGAGGGCCGCTCCGGCGTCTGGGTGCCCGCCGACGCGCGGGGTCCGGCGCGCAAGATCGGCGCGATCGGCATCCGGGTATCGCGGGCGACGACGCTGCACGGGTTCGCGCTCAACTGCGACTGCGATCTGGCGGCGTTCTCGGCGATCGTGCCCTGCGGTATCACCGATGCCGGGGTGACTTCGCTGACGGCTGAACTCGGCCGGCGGGTGCAGGTGTCCGACGTCATCACGCAGGTAGCCGACGCCGTCGGCGACGCGCTCGACGGGCGCCTGCGGGTAGCCTTGACACAGTGA
- a CDS encoding TIGR01777 family oxidoreductase: MSVIAIAGSSGLIGTALVYALRATDHRVMRIVRRAPSNADEVFWNPDTGEFDPAALAGVDAVVNLCGVGVGDKRWSGAFKQSLRDSRIGPTEVLAAAVAEAGVPTLINASAVGYYGDTGRQIIDETAPAGSGFLAGLCVDWEAATSPARHDGARVVLARSGLVLAPGGGMLARLRSLFSLGLGARLGNGRQYMPWISLEDEVRALLFAINHDELSGPVNLTGPAPVTNAEFTTALGRALNRPTPLMVPGFALRAALGEFADEGLLGGQRAIPAALERAGFVFHQNTIGEALAFATSTPE, translated from the coding sequence GTGTCCGTCATCGCGATTGCCGGTTCGTCCGGACTGATCGGCACCGCGCTGGTGTATGCGTTGCGCGCCACCGATCACCGGGTGATGCGCATCGTGCGGCGCGCGCCGTCCAACGCCGACGAGGTGTTCTGGAACCCCGACACCGGCGAGTTCGACCCGGCCGCACTGGCCGGGGTGGACGCCGTCGTCAACCTGTGCGGCGTCGGCGTCGGCGACAAGCGCTGGTCGGGGGCGTTCAAGCAGAGCCTGCGCGACAGCAGGATCGGGCCCACCGAGGTGCTGGCCGCGGCGGTGGCCGAGGCCGGGGTTCCGACGCTGATCAACGCCAGCGCGGTCGGCTACTACGGCGACACCGGCAGGCAGATCATCGACGAGACCGCGCCCGCCGGTTCGGGGTTCCTCGCGGGCCTGTGCGTGGACTGGGAGGCGGCCACCTCGCCGGCGCGGCACGATGGCGCCCGGGTGGTGCTGGCACGGTCCGGGTTGGTGCTCGCGCCGGGCGGCGGGATGCTGGCGCGGCTGCGGTCGCTGTTCTCGCTGGGACTGGGTGCGCGGCTGGGCAACGGTCGCCAGTACATGCCGTGGATCAGCCTCGAAGACGAGGTCCGGGCGCTGCTGTTCGCGATCAACCACGACGAGTTGTCCGGGCCGGTCAACCTCACCGGCCCGGCCCCGGTCACGAACGCGGAGTTCACCACGGCGCTGGGCCGTGCGCTGAACCGCCCGACGCCGCTGATGGTGCCCGGCTTCGCGCTGCGCGCCGCACTCGGCGAATTCGCCGACGAGGGACTGCTCGGCGGGCAACGGGCCATCCCGGCGGCGCTGGAGCGGGCGGGATTCGTCTTCCACCAAAACACGATCGGTGAAGCGCTGGCGTTCGCCACCTCGACGCCGGAGTAG